The Plasmodium sp. gorilla clade G2 genome assembly, chromosome: 5 DNA segment tatatatatatatatatataatcatacaCCATATAACtcttatacattttatattattacgtATAATTTTTGTTCAGCATCTAGAAAGGCTTTCATAAAAAAactcattttctttatctgaTCGTCATCTTTCTTCTAAgaatgaaatatttatatttattaaatataaattatttacattttattttattaaatatatgtatattttttccataataaaaagtaaatatgtatatattatacacacatatatataaatatatatatatatatatatatatatatatttttacatctGTGATGTTAATTATGCCACTGTGATTGTCTTCCTTGTTATGCTCCAGTTTTATCATCAATTTTGTTGAGCTGTCTTGCTTTTTAATAGAgctattaaattttttaagtttttcctttaaaatattattttcattatataattttattaaataattattattcttcTGTCCTGCTTcgtttgtattattatcatttttatgaatatcttttcttgttattttatattttaatgattgtataatttttatattatctaaattttcgtttttatatttctgaATTTCTTCTTCTAGTTCTTctaatgttttattttttttttctatttcattTTGTAGATTTAATAgcattttatctttttcttggatttcatttttgtatatatcgTTTTGTCTCACAAGTGTGGCTATCAAATCATTTTGTTCTCCACACattaaaatgtttttattattattattgtcatccttgtcattatttttattctttatattcttcTGCACTCTTGTAACCATCACTGCACTATCTGTTAGACATATTTTTGTGTCTATCATTTgacataaatttaaatagtatatacttttatataattcattatcATATGTTTGTTCGTTTATAAAAATGGTAAAATACGTTTTTGTATTTTCAAATATAAGTCGCACGAATAATTCAAACATATGTGTATGGAAAATAATATcctttttatgatatatcatatgattcttttttttttctttttcatgtaatatattatttttattcatgtAATTATCACTtgcataattatattttttttcctctcTTTTATTTACCATATTAaccaaaaaattaatattactcagtttaacttttttatatttttttctcttccatttttctcttttacaattttctaaaaatgattttttttttttattctttataaaagatatcatttttttttttaaatttaaaccCATTTGACAAActtttgaattattaaaaggaAATAAGAATGTTGTATAATCATTAATaccttttaaatattttaaaattcttttatgaaataaaaatagtaaacatttctcattattattattatgaaatatattatccttatatatattacaaaaaggaaaattaaTTAAGTAGacaaacattttttttttctcatttgttaaaatcatatattgaaaaataaagcatatattatatatatctcttttatataatatattattattattattataaatatatttaataaatttttttattatcttttttatactatttcttaaattatcctttgtttttattttctccTTAGATGGTAGATTATTACAACAATGAGGATATCTCAGATTTTTATAATCAAACgtttttttgataaaacaTCGATGGCAAAATGTCACTTTCTTATatcttcttattttttttgttattttctttttcttacattttattttattcttccATCCCAAGTCAATAAttctttcatttatatataaccacgaagatagatatatttttatatctataaataaaaaaaataataataataataataataaataattcatactatctattaaaatatgacaagcacaatattttatatacatatatatatatatatttttgttttaattacatttatatcccattttcattatataatcatatatatcaaatattaaacctttttttcttctcatACAATCATCTATATCTaaactatttttatattccttaTCAGATGTATCTGtaatatgttcatattttttaaacacCTCGTATGGTTTCTTCACTCTTTTGTCTTCTTCAAAAATACTGCACTTTTCTACAACTAATTCATTTTCTCTCTTATCTATAAATTGTAAATATAACATCTTAATTAATAAACATCAcacaataaataatattttttttattattaagtgTATCACATGTAttaatgttttataatttcaatCTGTTACATTTGTTGTAGTATTTTGTAAATAAGAAACCATAGAAGAACACATTTTTTTCCTGTTTGTTGGTGTCTACCCCTTAAAGAAtatgtacacatatatatatatatatatgtatttatatatatgtatatattaatatacctgtatttattatagtgctatttttaaattttttaatatttttcccAATTGTTTGCAATAAAATTCTATAACTTGATTTAGGACAtccatcttttttattaaaagacaaaatattattattaagatGAACATTCTTATTATCTACTTTATGCAcattatcaaaattatttttattatatatcatttcatcatgtattaaattttttattattttttcctttttcttttttttaacctTTTTCTTcgttttatttaaaatgtaatgtactttccattttttttttatcatataagtTTTATTCCTACAGtcatataaaacatattttataataatctttttattaaatttatttattgtagGTATAAGTTTTTTTTGTATACCCTTTTTAGCTTTTATATCATTCTCCTTTTTgcaaatatacaaaaagatatttatattatgattcatctttaaatatatgtatataaaatatatatatatttatatatttatatgtattattgtTAAGTATACTtatttataacaaaaaatatatatatatatatatatatatatatataatgaaataaaaaaataatattatttaaaaaaaaaaaaaattctatataatattaaaaaaaatatacacttATTATCTACATCAATTcatattacatatttcaGATAAAAACATTTTCTGTTCCTCGTTATAAAAACTCTTAAACGTggatatatcattttttttttcctctataatttgttttacacaaatattttttttatataaagaaaatatgaatttataaaaatcttGGGCATCAAAAGTGTGCATAAGCTTTAAACTCTTCTTTTTTAAGCATTCGAAAAAATGTAGATcttcaaaattatatttataaaatatataacatagggaagataataaatgggcatcatttatattatccatattatataatattttaggATACATAATTTCACACActttattattcattatatctAAGTTATAAAaactatttaaaatattattcatgtcttttatatttaactCGTATAAAATATTAGGTATGAAATTCATCATCTTTTCAAAAAATTCGTTatagttatttttttttaacctcCTGCTTAATATATTCAGCAGAACAACAAAAGAGGGACCCCTCATTTGaggaattttattttctatgcATTTCACACTTGCCACATATACacctaaaataaaaataaatataataatcatacataaatgatatgtatacatataaatatatacatataatatatatatatatatatatatatatatatatatatatatatgttaatttacttttttttttttttacctgtATCCTTGTTATATAAATGGAAGGATTGAAGAATCAGAGCAAAATCAGAGGCATTTAATAAATGCAGACTTTTTTTAACCCTAATACTATATATTTGCCAGAaggataatttttttgttaatggTAAAAATTCTTTCTCAGATGTAGTTAGAATATCgttcttataaatatttacattattattaatattattatcattataaatattactttcattattaatattactttcattattaatattactttcattataaatattactttcattataaatattattttcattttcaatattattcatcatgtcatcttcattttcttcatctaagatatttttttcttctacatgatatttccttttcttttccattccttcatattttttaaatgaataattcttttgctctctattaattttatcttcatttttcatACCACGAATTAGTTCAATGGCTGTACTTCTTAATTTATTCACATCagcaaataataatacattttcatacttatgatttattttttttaaaacaaactttttatatttataaatactaTCACTACTACCACTATAATTAGGCATACACAATCTCCTTCCAACACCCCctccatattttttacagtttaaaaatatcatatttatatcttcaaaGGGGTCAggttatattaaaaaatatgtggtatatataatatataatatataaatattaaattatatacttCATTTCTAAATATctaacgaaaaaaaaaacaatttctTATATCATCCTTGTATGTTGTGATATtcagatatataatatgaatttaaTAATCTATCTAATGTtacacaaaaaatatttacatgtataaatatatatatatataaatcctttcaacattttaaaatttgataagctaccaaaaaaaataaaaatataatataataatggcAACCTATATTactataacaaaaaaaaataataaaataaaattacgaataaaatatattacaataatatattaatattatgaataattcAAACATTATTTCGTTTTTATGggaacatatatattcatattatgaataaataaataaatatatatatataatatatatacattacatTTTGTATGCATTCATATATAAGGAActacattttttctttataaaagtaattcatttttcttcattttaatataatattatttatttatatatattgaaggAATCTATAATCCATttgaagaaataataataagatatatatatatatatatatatatatatatattgtataatatatagttttatattctcttttaaataaattatatattaaaaaaagattgAAGGAAATTTTAAGATATTCATACTTTTagtgcaaaaaaaaaaaaaaaaaaaaatatatatatatatatatatatatgttataatataataaaattttgtaatctttttgaaatataaaattaagaactatcatttaaaaaacaatttgtattcctatatatatatatatattttttttttatttagtgtttatttatttgttgagAAAATGTTTGTGTTAACGGAAAAATGAGAAATTACGAAATGAACAACGATCCATATTTAATTTTGAAGGTTGAAAAAAATTGTGATATAGAGACTGTAAAGAAACAGTTTAAGAAACTAGCTGTTATATATCATCCagataaattaaaacaaaatttaataaaagaaaaatcagATGAGAAAGATACTATAGATTTTGTTACCTTAATATGGGCATATGaagaaattttaaaaaatatacaaaatcaaaataataatacatgtaTATCTCAAACATATGAAAATGCTTTAAGTATTCATAGAAAAGatttagaatatataaaagaagaaaatacatTTATCTATTTTTGTAGATGTGgagatttttttatttttaatgagAATTTATGTTATgaatattatgttatatatgtcTGTCAAAGTTGTTCATcatcaatatatttaatcCCATAATTAATAAGAGacaatgaatataaattaatataattaaatataatattataaaataattgatcttttttttttttttcctttttatatcttttattaattatatatccgatattatacatttgtttttattttattttaatctTAACCTTATTTTggtattcttatatatattctatttaataaattacatatattttgtatttattattatttttttaattcaaacaagttatcaatatatatataaataaatgaatatatatatatatatatatatatatatatatatatatatattaaatctaattaacaataaataaaaattatcatattaaaaaaaaaaaaaaaaaaaaaaaaaaaaacttatatatttttgtttttgtctttttttaaatattgaaTTATTAACTTAAAAATTTGTAtccatatttaaattttggGAAATTTCGGTAGACGCTTTGGTTACAATAGTATGTGTTTCGTacctaaataaaaaaaaaaaaaaaaaaaaaaaaatacacatatatatatatatatatatatatatatatataattaaactATTAATACAATGTGAGAAagtaaacaaaatataattcatctataaatgtttatataataacaaagaacaaatatatccttcaaaaatatacatacatatacatatatatatatatttttttttttatgctaACATTCTGTCCATGCATTTTGCTAAACAAATTTGCTCATTTTTTCCCATCTGTTCAGAAAATTTCTGACCAAAACATTTATCAAAACATGTCTTTCTTACTTgctaaaaaagaagaaaggaaatatataaacacatatattatgttcTTAATTCACATaaaacatacatacatacacatatatatatataatatattgttttatttgcatattaaaaattcatatatatatatatacattgttTAAAATCTGATATATCATCATCCCTAAAGCATTTTGAGCATCTTCCATGTTTCTTTGATTATCCATAATTTCACTTTAAagaatgtataatatttttatttttaattttgaattattcactaaaaattaatatatttttcattatacatatatatataaatatatatatatatatatatatatttatttatttaatatacaaTTTTCTTGTTCTGATGAAACCCaggtttatattatataacaacaaaaaaaccctagttttttttataaggttataataaaaaggtaCTAATTTAAAACATTAACAAGAATTAAAATAAAGTACAAAAATAACAACTTTTTTgttatacaaataattaatatatatatatatatatatatatatatatatatatatttatttattattttttaaaaagataaaaaaaaaaaaaattcaaatatttaattattcttaaaatgtaaatttataattatggaactttcaatattttatcataatataattatatatatatatatttttttatgaattcatcttaatttgaaatatacttattaaacaaaatattatttaatagaaaaaaattattaaggtatatattaatcaaaaaatatgtaattaGGCCAGAGAATTTATCagaaaaaagtaaaataataatatagtgTATAGTAcgtattatatacatatattatatatatatattatatattttatataaatatatttttttatcttaaatattttattttcccttattatttattttattattattttattttttttttttcttctgtattttttcatttgtttattataaaaaataatataatattctttaaatCCGAATAAAGTGTAAAACAAATGAGAATTCGTTTAAAAGGCTACTTATATTTTAAGccattgtaatatataataatacatagtaaaaaaattcttttttgtttttgttttttgtttttttttttttcattactatatatttttttttaatattaatataattacaaaATGATGTTGACATATCTATAAAGATTTTATTACAATTTGtttgtttatttgtttttttttttttttttttctttatttttttgtgtgcgtgtgtatttttttttttttttctaaatgataataataagaaaataagattcatttatatcttctCCTTCCttcaaacaaaaaaatagaaaaaaagaataatgcaaagcaaaaataaaatatataaattaataaaatatgtatatatattatatataacaattcaCTCTAACTTTATATTTCCAAAAGTCATATTAACTcaggtaaaaataaaataaaataagagaaGTATAACCATATCTTTTTATGatgatgtatatataatgttttaatgaatcacatttattttaaattgtCTATTAggaaaacataaatatatgtacacatgtatatatcacatatatcatatatatatatatatatttatttatttttctctttacaatagattaataaaaatggaatgaataatatattaaaatatcctaattatttttatggtaATAAATTGAAAACCTTTAAAAAGaagacaatatatatattatatccatgtatacattatttaattttatccaGTTACCATAATACTACataacattttaattttatatatgttatcctttttactttttaatttatattccttttcGTTTTCCTTATAGTgatatctttatttaaaaaaaatgtaatgtttaagaataataataatcttaACAAGTCAGTTACTAAATTTGCACtgaatacaaaaaaaaggCACAAAGAAGCTCTAGCGGTAAAACaaacaagaaaataaatacgtgccaatatatataatatatatatatatatatttttttttttttttgtgtagataagaaaatatagaatGACAGGACCCTCATCCATTAAAAAACATTATGGATTTGGAGCTCATAAAAGAATTAACAAAGTGACTATGTTACCacataaagaaataaaactACCCATAAgaaggtaaaaaaaataaaatgatatatgtcatattattttaattaattatagtGTAATACCATCATATGTTttcatacacatatatatatatatatatatatatatataattatatatttattaggTGTGCTATACTTGGAAAAATGGATAATTGGAATGCTCGTAAAATTTCAAAGTCAGGTGTAAGAACTCACCGAATTCAAAGACTCAATTTAATAAacaaaagaatattttttgaGGAAGAAAAtcgttttataaaaatgaaagtaAGTGCCAAAGGATTAAAAACTGTCAAGAAATACGGATTAGCATATTGCATTAAGAAATTCAATTTAGATtttagtaaaaaaaaatacgatGCAGGATATTCATCAAGAaggagaaagaaaaaaacacaagaattaaatcaaaataataatgaagatacAAATATTCCTAATGAAAATACTCAAGAAAATGTTGAAGAAGTTGATAAAATTATGGACAAACTGAATTtggatgataaaaaaatacataaagatttataaatataaaaagacaaaattaataataataatatatatatatatatatatatatatatataccatatTCCCTTTATATACATCATTTACTATAactgttattttatttttataatttttttaataaacctTAAAAATAccaatttatttaaaatattcatattttattttttttttttaaaaattttaaaattattcataatattaaatgaagacatatatatatatatatataatgataatataagacaaattaaaaaaattaaaaaaatagtaaaaaaaaaaaatttttttaaagtaaataaaaatatgttataaagatacaaaaaaaaaaaatatatatatatatattttgtaataaacatatatataaacctaTTTTataaggatatatatatatatatatatatatatatatatattcatacatatatatatatttttacaattttCACTTGAACTCATGTGCTAGATTGGTAGGGTCGTACCAAGCATTATGAGCTTTTCGCAGAGCATCACACAAATAAACCCTAACATtcatattaaattttatctttatatcgtttattaattttttaattccttCTTTTTGAAACGATGAAGAAATTTCATGGGTCTGACTTTTTTTGTTTGATAATGCAAATAGAGAAGACCCACTTCCACTCATGGATACAACATCAAAGATATTTTGATTTcttaaatattcttttaaatctTGTaactttttaattaaataaaatgctGAATGTTCTAAATcattaacaaataaattttgtaaattatCTCTGTTATCTAACGGAATAAAAGTGTTGgcaaaatttttttcttgttcttcaatttgtttaattatatcatcattttctggtttatttattaaacattttaataaattcactggattatattgtattatttttttatagtctacatttttatatactaaTTTTGATGATAAGCCATCAtcaattttaaataaatatatatctttgtcttttatatttgcttcaatattttttaaatcggTTACATTATTCCCTTTACCACTACAATAAGCAAATCCTGAACTActaaaaaaggatatatcACTTCCTATAGTTTTTAAGAagtcattttcttttaaaggATCacctttaaaatatttataaaaattattttctaagaaataaaaaactgTAGCACCATTAGATGAACCACCACCAACACCACTAAATATTggtattcttttatttacatGTATTAAGAATCTTATTCCGTCACTTATATTAAATTCTTCTCTATATCTTTTTAAAaccttaataataatattatcatcatttagaGGGTAAtgtttatattcatatgctAAATTTTCATGTGCTTCAATCATTACATCttctttcatatttttaaataaaccTTTATCATTCCTATTAAATTCATCTATTTTATAATCTTCTTTTAATGTTTCATTACCTCTATTTTCATCTTCTATTCTTACTGTTGTTAAAAAATCTCCAGATTTGCATGGGTGTAAAAAATGTCTTAATCTATTTTGATCTTCTTTTTTCAAAGctcttataaaaatatcatcACCCAAATTTAATGAATGCATTAATGTTGATAGTTCAttatatgtttcttttttttccttcaatcttaaaaataaattaatttttgcAGGAGAGAAATATTTTGAATCATACCAATTAGGACGATCACCTAATAcatctaataataatttctctatttctttattattatttacaacaTTATTCTTTTCGACATGAtccttattatttaaatgtaaatatccaaatgctttcttttttttaacattacatatattttcacctctctttttattaaagataatataaaatttgttattatttgttctacagttattacatattataaaaaaagcttttttttt contains these protein-coding regions:
- a CDS encoding mitochondrial inner membrane TIM10 associated protein, putative, giving the protein MDNQRNMEDAQNALGMMIYQILNNQVRKTCFDKCFGQKFSEQMGKNEQICLAKCMDRMYETHTIVTKASTEISQNLNMDTNF
- a CDS encoding 50S ribosomal protein L28, apicoplast, putative, with translation MQSKNKIYKLIKYVYILYITIHSNFIFPKVILTQINKNGMNNILKYPNYFYVISLFKKNVMFKNNNNLNKSVTKFALNTKKRHKEALAIRKYRMTGPSSIKKHYGFGAHKRINKVTMLPHKEIKLPIRRCAILGKMDNWNARKISKSGVRTHRIQRLNLINKRIFFEEENRFIKMKVSAKGLKTVKKYGLAYCIKKFNLDFSKKKYDAGYSSRRRKKKTQELNQNNNEDTNIPNENTQENVEEVDKIMDKLNLDDKKIHKDL
- a CDS encoding 4-diphosphocytidyl-2-C-methyl-D-erythritol kinase, putative, whose amino-acid sequence is MNLLLYLKYVLFYFFCTHLFFLHVITKHNLNKEKGYIIKNDYKYKRKRKHNNLKKKAFFIICNNCRTNNNKFYIIFNKKRGENICNVKKKKAFGYLHLNNKDHVEKNNVVNNNKEIEKLLLDVLGDRPNWYDSKYFSPAKINLFLRLKEKKETYNELSTLMHSLNLGDDIFIRALKKEDQNRLRHFLHPCKSGDFLTTVRIEDENRGNETLKEDYKIDEFNRNDKGLFKNMKEDVMIEAHENLAYEYKHYPLNDDNIIIKVLKRYREEFNISDGIRFLIHVNKRIPIFSGVGGGSSNGATVFYFLENNFYKYFKGDPLKENDFLKTIGSDISFFSSSGFAYCSGKGNNVTDLKNIEANIKDKDIYLFKIDDGLSSKLVYKNVDYKKIIQYNPVNLLKCLINKPENDDIIKQIEEQEKNFANTFIPLDNRDNLQNLFVNDLEHSAFYLIKKLQDLKEYLRNQNIFDVVSMSGSGSSLFALSNKKSQTHEISSSFQKEGIKKLINDIKIKFNMNVRVYLCDALRKAHNAWYDPTNLAHEFK
- a CDS encoding DnaJ protein, putative; translation: MNNDPYLILKVEKNCDIETVKKQFKKLAVIYHPDKLKQNLIKEKSDEKDTIDFVTLIWAYEEILKNIQNQNNNTCISQTYENALSIHRKDLEYIKEENTFIYFCRCGDFFIFNENLCYEYYVIYVCQSCSSSIYLIP